The following proteins are encoded in a genomic region of Lachnospiraceae bacterium KM106-2:
- a CDS encoding transcriptional regulator, XRE family: protein MEIGKQIRRFRTEGKFSQEELAERVFVSRQTISNWENDKSYPDVKSLVLLSSLFDVSLDTLIKGDLDEMKEVIKKEDLAGFHKESNIFVVLLICEIILPVPLLVFGGFVGAAIYGVIVLAALYYGARVEKLKKRFDIQTYREILTFMEEKNMDEKQKNQEYGKRPYQKFLLAVGCALITLIVAIIMGILLL from the coding sequence ATGGAGATTGGTAAGCAGATTAGAAGGTTTCGAACGGAGGGGAAGTTTTCTCAGGAGGAGTTGGCGGAGAGGGTGTTTGTTTCTCGGCAGACGATTTCTAATTGGGAGAACGATAAGAGTTATCCGGATGTGAAGAGCTTGGTTTTGTTAAGTTCTCTTTTTGATGTCTCTCTTGACACATTAATTAAAGGAGACCTTGATGAGATGAAAGAGGTAATTAAGAAAGAGGATTTGGCAGGATTTCATAAGGAGAGTAATATCTTTGTGGTGTTGCTTATTTGTGAGATTATTTTACCCGTTCCGTTGTTGGTATTTGGTGGATTTGTTGGAGCAGCAATTTATGGAGTGATCGTATTGGCGGCACTTTATTATGGCGCTCGTGTTGAAAAGCTGAAGAAGAGATTCGACATTCAGACTTATCGGGAAATACTTACGTTTATGGAAGAAAAGAATATGGATGAAAAACAAAAGAATCAAGAGTATGGGAAGCGTCCCTATCAGAAGTTTTTGTTAGCGGTGGGTTGTGCATTGATAACCCTTATAGTAGCTATCATTATGGGAATTCTGTTATTATAG